A region of Plantactinospora sp. BC1 DNA encodes the following proteins:
- a CDS encoding DUF4870 domain-containing protein, protein MTEPPRPPGEYGGPPQDPTTPMNPGQYPTPGEGYPPPAAPQYGAPGTPPPTSGGGTYPTSGAGTYPTSGGGTYPTSGGGTYPTSGGGYPPPGGGYPPAGGYPPPGGGYPPPGGQPPGGYPGAGYPPPGGYPPPGNPYGAPAPSGYANSDEKTWALIAHFGGIVVGFIASLVALLAKGNESPTVRAHAVEALNFQITWGIISIVSLIVGTCTIVLFFLPLIAWVIVLIFSVIAGMKANEGVLYRYPMTIRMIK, encoded by the coding sequence ATGACTGAACCGCCTCGCCCTCCCGGAGAATACGGCGGTCCGCCCCAGGACCCGACCACCCCGATGAATCCGGGCCAATACCCGACACCAGGCGAGGGGTACCCCCCGCCCGCCGCACCGCAGTACGGTGCGCCCGGCACGCCCCCGCCGACCTCGGGCGGCGGGACGTACCCGACCTCGGGCGCGGGGACGTACCCGACCTCCGGTGGCGGGACGTACCCGACGTCAGGTGGCGGGACCTATCCGACCTCCGGTGGCGGTTATCCCCCGCCCGGCGGCGGTTACCCGCCGGCCGGCGGTTACCCACCTCCCGGTGGCGGCTACCCGCCCCCCGGCGGTCAGCCCCCGGGTGGGTACCCGGGCGCCGGCTACCCGCCGCCGGGTGGCTACCCGCCGCCGGGCAACCCGTACGGCGCCCCGGCACCGTCCGGCTACGCCAACAGCGACGAGAAGACCTGGGCCCTGATCGCGCACTTCGGCGGCATCGTGGTCGGCTTCATCGCCTCGCTGGTCGCGCTGCTCGCCAAGGGCAACGAGTCGCCGACCGTACGCGCGCACGCGGTCGAGGCGCTCAACTTCCAGATCACCTGGGGCATCATCTCGATCGTCTCGCTGATCGTCGGGACCTGCACCATCGTGCTGTTCTTCCTGCCGTTGATCGCCTGGGTGATCGTGCTGATCTTCTCGGTCATCGCCGGCATGAAGGCCAACGAGGGCGTGCTGTACCGGTACCCGATGACCATCCGCATGATCAAGTAA
- a CDS encoding glycoside hydrolase family 3 C-terminal domain-containing protein, with amino-acid sequence MTVDRRDTAEADGAKADAADGADGTKADGADAVVDPAEAVVERALAALDLETKVRLLSGQDFWTLPAVPEIGLGSLVMSDGPIGIRGVRWAPDNPSIALPSPTALAATWDPALARQAGRVLGAECRRNGIHLLLAPTVNLHRSPLGGRHFECYSEDPLLSAEIGVGYVTGVQDLGVGATVKHLVANDSETDRMTVDVRVSERALRELYLAPFERIVAAGVWAVMAAYNGVNGHTMTEHAGLLRDLLKREWGFDGIVVSDWTAARSTEASANAGLDVVMPAAGDPWGAALVAAVRAGTVAETEVDDKVRRVLRLAGRVGLLDGVPPAVAPADRPRPPDGAALAHAVAVRSFVLARNDGDLLPLDPGELRRVAVLGALADDARIQGGGSALVVPPHAISPLAGLTAALPEADLDHAVGADPRLRLPAAGGVAWTPITATLRDADGRERYRTELDRATVRWMGELPDGLPPEELASIELTAVHTPLRSGTARLAVEGFGVLTLTVDGTELFDGPLYEPSEEPGTVFRATVERRFEIAVRAGEPVEVRLTRRMVDGEHPGFVSVTLGHAEPAVAPDDALLDEAVRIAADADVAVVVVGTTEEVESEGFDRSTLTLPGRQDELVRRVAAANPRTVVVVNAGSPVLMPWADEVAAILLTWFPGQEAGAALADVLLGRAEPGGRLPTTWPRRPEDCPALSTTPVDGVLDYTDGIFVGYRGWRAAPLFPFGHGLGYTDWAYESLTVEEGAEGPVAVVTVRNAGRRPGREVVQVYVGPEAAEPDRPVRWLAGFAAAEAAPGAAATVRVPLPARTFQVWERDGWQTRPGRYRVEAAHSIADVRQSTTLDR; translated from the coding sequence ATGACGGTGGATCGGCGGGACACGGCGGAAGCCGACGGAGCGAAGGCCGACGCGGCCGACGGGGCGGACGGGACGAAGGCCGACGGGGCGGACGCGGTGGTCGACCCGGCGGAGGCGGTGGTCGAACGGGCGCTCGCCGCGCTGGACCTGGAGACCAAGGTCCGACTCCTCTCCGGCCAGGACTTCTGGACTCTGCCGGCCGTACCCGAGATCGGGCTCGGCTCGCTGGTCATGTCCGACGGCCCGATCGGGATACGCGGCGTTCGCTGGGCCCCGGACAACCCGTCGATCGCCCTGCCCAGCCCGACCGCGCTGGCCGCCACCTGGGATCCTGCGCTGGCCCGGCAGGCGGGCCGGGTGCTCGGGGCCGAATGCCGGCGCAACGGCATCCACCTGCTCCTCGCCCCCACCGTCAACCTGCACCGCAGCCCGCTCGGCGGCCGGCACTTCGAGTGCTATTCGGAGGATCCGCTGCTCAGTGCCGAGATCGGCGTCGGTTACGTCACCGGCGTACAGGACCTCGGCGTCGGGGCCACGGTCAAGCACCTGGTCGCCAACGACTCGGAGACGGACCGGATGACCGTGGACGTCCGGGTCTCCGAACGGGCACTCCGGGAGCTCTACCTCGCCCCGTTCGAACGGATCGTCGCCGCCGGGGTCTGGGCGGTGATGGCGGCGTACAACGGGGTCAACGGGCACACCATGACCGAGCACGCCGGCCTGCTCCGGGACCTGCTCAAGCGGGAGTGGGGCTTCGACGGGATCGTGGTCTCGGACTGGACGGCGGCGAGGAGCACCGAGGCGTCCGCGAACGCCGGCCTCGACGTGGTGATGCCGGCCGCCGGGGACCCGTGGGGCGCCGCGCTGGTCGCCGCCGTCCGAGCCGGCACGGTCGCCGAGACGGAGGTGGACGACAAGGTACGCCGGGTGCTCCGGCTCGCCGGCCGGGTCGGGCTGCTCGACGGCGTACCCCCGGCGGTGGCCCCCGCCGACCGGCCGCGCCCGCCGGACGGCGCCGCCCTGGCGCACGCGGTCGCGGTCCGCTCCTTCGTGCTGGCCCGCAACGACGGCGACCTGCTGCCGCTCGATCCGGGCGAGCTGCGCCGGGTCGCGGTGCTCGGCGCGCTCGCCGACGACGCGCGGATCCAGGGCGGCGGCAGTGCGCTGGTCGTGCCGCCGCACGCCATCTCCCCGCTCGCCGGGCTGACCGCCGCGCTGCCCGAGGCCGACCTCGACCACGCGGTCGGCGCCGACCCCCGGCTCCGGCTGCCGGCGGCCGGCGGGGTGGCCTGGACGCCGATCACCGCGACGCTGCGCGACGCCGACGGCCGGGAGCGCTACCGGACGGAGCTGGACCGGGCGACGGTGCGCTGGATGGGTGAGCTGCCCGACGGGCTGCCGCCGGAGGAGCTGGCCAGCATCGAACTCACCGCCGTGCACACGCCGCTGCGCAGCGGCACCGCCCGGCTCGCCGTCGAGGGCTTCGGGGTCCTCACCCTCACCGTGGACGGCACGGAACTCTTCGACGGCCCGCTCTACGAGCCGTCGGAGGAGCCCGGCACCGTCTTCCGGGCCACCGTGGAGCGCCGGTTCGAGATCGCCGTACGGGCCGGTGAGCCGGTCGAGGTACGGCTCACCCGCCGGATGGTCGACGGCGAGCACCCGGGCTTCGTCTCCGTCACCCTCGGACACGCCGAGCCCGCGGTCGCCCCGGACGACGCCCTGCTCGACGAGGCGGTCCGGATCGCCGCCGACGCCGACGTGGCGGTGGTGGTGGTCGGCACCACCGAGGAGGTCGAGTCGGAGGGGTTCGACCGGAGCACGCTCACGCTGCCCGGCCGGCAGGACGAGCTGGTCCGGCGGGTCGCGGCGGCCAATCCCCGGACGGTGGTGGTGGTCAACGCCGGCTCCCCGGTGCTGATGCCCTGGGCCGACGAGGTGGCGGCGATCCTGCTCACCTGGTTTCCCGGGCAGGAGGCCGGGGCGGCGCTCGCCGACGTGCTGCTCGGCCGGGCGGAACCGGGCGGACGGCTCCCCACCACCTGGCCACGCCGCCCGGAGGACTGCCCGGCGCTTTCCACCACCCCGGTCGACGGGGTGCTCGACTACACCGACGGGATCTTCGTCGGCTACCGGGGCTGGCGGGCCGCACCGCTCTTCCCGTTCGGGCACGGCCTCGGCTACACCGACTGGGCGTACGAGTCGCTGACCGTCGAGGAGGGGGCGGAGGGGCCGGTCGCGGTGGTCACCGTCCGCAACGCCGGTCGCCGTCCCGGCCGCGAGGTGGTGCAGGTGTACGTCGGCCCGGAGGCCGCCGAGCCGGACCGCCCGGTCCGCTGGCTGGCCGGCTTCGCCGCTGCCGAGGCGGCTCCCGGAGCGGCGGCGACGGTCCGGGTGCCCCTGCCGGCCCGGACCTTCCAGGTCTGGGAGCGGGACGGTTGGCAGACCCGCCCCGGCCGTTACCGGGTCGAGGCGGCGCACAGCATCGCCGACGTTCGCCAGTCCACCACCCTCGACCGCTGA
- the hrcA gene encoding heat-inducible transcriptional repressor HrcA, whose product MGLDDRKLDVLRAIVEDYVATQEPVGSKALVERHQLGVSPATVRNDMAVLEEEGYIRQPHTSAGRVPTDRGYRLFVDRLSRVKPLTPAERRAIERFMVGAVDLDDVVHRTVRLLAQLTRQVAVVQYPSLARSAVRHLELVPISTTRLMLVMIADTGRVEQRLVELPIPISADDVTDLRRLVNERLVGKKLADTPPLVQALVEEVPPGLRPAMTTLATVLLETLVERHEERIVMAGTANLTRGGLLDFQGSLRPILEALEEEVVLLKLIGEVEPNTLQVRIGDENEIDNLRATSVVSTGYGPGTTIVGGLGVLGPTRMDYPGTIATVRAVARYVGDVLAQN is encoded by the coding sequence ATGGGTCTCGACGACCGCAAGCTCGACGTGCTGCGCGCGATCGTGGAGGACTACGTCGCCACCCAGGAGCCGGTCGGCAGCAAGGCCCTGGTCGAGCGGCACCAACTCGGGGTCTCCCCGGCCACCGTCCGCAACGACATGGCCGTGCTGGAGGAGGAGGGCTACATCCGGCAGCCGCACACCAGCGCCGGCCGGGTGCCCACCGACCGTGGTTACCGGCTCTTCGTGGACCGGCTCTCCCGGGTCAAGCCGCTCACCCCGGCCGAGCGCCGGGCGATCGAGCGTTTCATGGTCGGCGCGGTGGACCTCGACGACGTGGTGCACCGTACGGTCCGGCTGCTCGCCCAGCTCACCCGGCAGGTGGCCGTGGTGCAGTACCCGAGCCTGGCCCGCTCCGCCGTCCGGCACCTGGAACTGGTGCCGATCTCCACCACCCGGCTGATGCTGGTCATGATCGCCGACACCGGTCGGGTGGAGCAGCGGCTGGTCGAGCTGCCCATCCCGATCAGCGCCGACGACGTGACGGACCTGCGCCGGCTGGTCAACGAGCGGCTCGTCGGCAAGAAGCTGGCCGACACCCCGCCGCTGGTCCAGGCGCTGGTCGAGGAGGTGCCTCCGGGGCTCCGCCCGGCGATGACCACGCTCGCCACGGTGCTGCTGGAGACCCTGGTCGAGCGGCACGAGGAGCGGATCGTGATGGCCGGCACCGCCAACCTGACCCGGGGCGGACTGCTCGACTTCCAGGGTTCACTGCGACCGATTCTCGAGGCACTCGAGGAGGAGGTCGTTCTGCTCAAGCTGATCGGCGAGGTGGAGCCGAACACCCTCCAGGTGCGCATCGGCGACGAGAACGAGATCGACAATCTGCGGGCCACCTCGGTGGTCAGCACCGGATACGGTCCGGGTACGACCATCGTCGGCGGACTCGGCGTGTTGGGGCCCACTCGGATGGACTACCCGGGCACCATCGCCACGGTGCGGGCCGTGGCACGCTACGTCGGCGACGTGCTGGCGCAGAACTGA
- the dnaJ gene encoding molecular chaperone DnaJ, translated as MAKDYYGILGVSRDASDDDIKRAYRKLARQYHPDVNPDPEAHEKFKDINAAYEVLSDDQKRQIVDLGGDPLAPGGGPGAGPGGAGGPFVGFQDIMDAFFGAAGGSRGPRPRTRPGADAILRLELDLHETAFGVEAPIAVDTAVLCTTCTGAGTAPGTHLATCEACGGRGEVQSVQRTFLGQVVSSRPCTVCQGYGTVIPHPCPTCAGDGRVRTRRSLTVKIPAGVEDGMRIRLAQQGEVGPGGGTAGDLYVEIHERPHDVYSRKGDDLHCRVTVPMTAAALGTRLTIKTLDSEEPVDVKPGTQPGSTLRLRARGVPHLRGTGRGDLYVHLDVRTPTKLDAEQERMLREFAKTRGEEVAELTKQGGFFSRMRDAFNGHA; from the coding sequence GTGGCCAAGGACTACTACGGGATTCTCGGCGTCAGCCGGGACGCCTCCGACGACGACATCAAGCGCGCCTACCGCAAGTTGGCGCGGCAGTACCACCCGGACGTTAATCCGGATCCGGAGGCACACGAGAAGTTCAAGGACATCAACGCCGCGTACGAAGTCCTCTCGGACGACCAGAAGCGGCAGATCGTCGACCTCGGTGGCGACCCGCTGGCTCCCGGTGGCGGCCCCGGTGCCGGCCCGGGCGGTGCCGGTGGGCCGTTCGTCGGCTTCCAGGACATCATGGACGCCTTCTTCGGTGCGGCGGGTGGTTCCCGGGGGCCGCGCCCCCGTACCCGGCCGGGTGCCGACGCCATCCTGCGGCTCGAGCTCGACCTGCACGAGACGGCCTTCGGGGTCGAGGCGCCGATCGCGGTGGACACCGCCGTGCTCTGCACCACCTGCACGGGGGCCGGCACGGCGCCCGGCACCCACCTGGCGACCTGCGAGGCGTGCGGCGGGCGGGGCGAGGTGCAGTCGGTCCAGCGCACCTTCCTCGGCCAGGTAGTCTCGTCCCGGCCGTGCACCGTCTGCCAGGGGTACGGCACGGTCATCCCGCACCCCTGCCCGACCTGCGCCGGGGACGGCCGGGTGCGTACCCGTCGCTCGCTGACCGTCAAGATCCCGGCCGGCGTCGAGGACGGCATGCGGATCCGGCTGGCCCAGCAGGGCGAGGTCGGCCCCGGCGGCGGTACGGCCGGCGACCTCTACGTCGAGATCCACGAGCGGCCGCACGACGTCTACTCCCGCAAGGGCGACGACCTGCACTGCCGGGTCACCGTGCCGATGACCGCCGCCGCACTCGGTACCCGGCTGACCATCAAGACGCTGGACAGCGAGGAGCCGGTCGACGTCAAGCCGGGCACCCAGCCGGGCTCGACGCTGCGGCTGCGCGCCCGGGGAGTGCCACACCTGCGCGGTACCGGCCGGGGCGACCTCTACGTGCACCTCGACGTGCGTACCCCGACCAAGCTCGACGCCGAGCAGGAGCGGATGCTGCGCGAGTTCGCCAAGACCCGGGGCGAGGAGGTCGCCGAGCTGACCAAGCAGGGCGGCTTCTTCTCCCGGATGCGCGACGCCTTCAACGGCCACGCCTGA
- a CDS encoding 16S rRNA (uracil(1498)-N(3))-methyltransferase, with protein MSAPLFLVESLPPDDSVTLDGPEGHHAATVQRLRTGEELLLADGRGGTLTAVVTAVGRGTLTAAVTSRRYVDPPDPRLVVVQGIAKGDRAELAVQAMTEVGVDEIVPWAAERSVAQWRGDRGARARDRWAATAREAAKQARRAWLPTVAGSAQAPDESTRAVARRVAEAAAGFVLHEEARARLGTADLPPSGDIVLVVGPEGGVSPAELATLTSAGAVPVRLGPEVLRTSTAGVAALAVLSTRLGRW; from the coding sequence GTGAGCGCGCCGCTGTTCCTGGTCGAGTCGTTGCCGCCGGACGACTCCGTCACGCTGGACGGTCCGGAGGGGCATCACGCGGCGACCGTGCAGCGGCTGCGTACCGGCGAGGAGCTGCTGCTCGCCGACGGACGCGGCGGCACCCTGACCGCCGTGGTCACCGCCGTCGGACGGGGCACCCTGACCGCCGCGGTCACCTCCCGGCGGTACGTCGACCCGCCCGACCCGAGGCTGGTGGTGGTGCAGGGCATCGCCAAGGGCGACCGGGCCGAGCTGGCCGTGCAGGCGATGACCGAGGTCGGGGTGGACGAGATCGTGCCCTGGGCGGCGGAGCGTTCGGTGGCGCAGTGGCGCGGCGACCGGGGCGCCCGGGCCCGGGACCGCTGGGCGGCGACCGCCCGTGAGGCGGCCAAGCAGGCCCGCCGCGCCTGGCTGCCGACGGTCGCCGGCTCGGCGCAGGCGCCGGACGAGTCGACCCGGGCGGTGGCCCGGCGGGTCGCCGAGGCGGCGGCCGGTTTCGTGCTGCACGAGGAGGCGCGGGCGCGGCTCGGCACCGCCGACCTGCCGCCCTCCGGCGACATCGTGCTGGTGGTCGGTCCCGAGGGAGGCGTGTCGCCGGCCGAGCTGGCGACGCTCACCTCGGCGGGTGCCGTACCGGTCCGGCTCGGCCCGGAGGTGCTGCGTACCTCGACCGCCGGCGTAGCCGCCCTCGCCGTACTGTCGACCCGGCTCGGCCGGTGGTGA
- the hemW gene encoding radical SAM family heme chaperone HemW, producing the protein MPGVLPAGEPVPVDGALPAAALATVGDRGFGVYVHVPFCASRCGYCDFNTYTATELGGSAGRDGYADQVLAELRLADRVLADRPPTRVDTVFVGGGTPTLLPPDDLARILDGIDRTWGLAADAEVSTEANPESVTRESLKALRAAGYTRISLGMQSAAQPVLAILDRRHTAGRATEAAQEAREVGFDHVNLDLIYGTPGERAEDFAASLRAVLAAGVDHVSAYALIVEDGTRLAARMRRGELAYPDDDVAADRYLAAEAALSAAGFSWYEVSNWARTPAAACRHNLLYWTGGDWWGLGPGAHSHVGGVRWWNVKHPSSYAARLAAGHSPGQAREVLSAEERRTEEVLLGLRLAAGLPLSVLDDAGRAAAAGACRTGLLDGAAYDAGRAVLTLRGRLLADAVVRDLLP; encoded by the coding sequence ATGCCTGGAGTGCTCCCAGCGGGCGAGCCCGTACCCGTCGACGGGGCGCTGCCCGCCGCCGCCCTGGCCACGGTGGGTGACCGCGGCTTCGGCGTCTACGTCCACGTGCCGTTCTGCGCCAGCCGCTGCGGCTACTGCGACTTCAACACGTACACCGCGACCGAACTCGGCGGTTCGGCGGGCCGGGACGGCTACGCCGACCAGGTACTCGCCGAACTGCGCCTGGCCGACCGGGTGCTGGCCGACCGGCCGCCGACCCGGGTCGACACGGTCTTCGTCGGCGGCGGTACCCCCACCCTGCTGCCCCCGGACGACCTGGCCCGGATCCTGGACGGCATCGACCGGACCTGGGGACTTGCCGCCGACGCCGAGGTCAGCACGGAGGCGAACCCGGAGTCGGTGACCCGGGAGTCGCTCAAGGCGCTCCGGGCGGCGGGCTACACCCGGATCTCCCTGGGCATGCAGTCGGCCGCCCAGCCGGTGCTGGCGATCCTCGACCGCCGGCACACCGCCGGCCGGGCCACCGAGGCCGCGCAGGAGGCCCGGGAGGTCGGCTTCGACCACGTCAACCTGGACCTGATCTACGGAACGCCGGGGGAGCGGGCCGAGGACTTCGCGGCGTCGCTTCGGGCGGTGCTGGCCGCCGGGGTCGACCACGTCAGCGCGTACGCCCTGATCGTCGAGGATGGCACCCGGCTGGCCGCCCGGATGCGGCGCGGCGAGCTGGCGTACCCGGACGACGACGTGGCGGCGGACCGCTACCTGGCCGCCGAGGCGGCGCTCTCGGCGGCGGGTTTCTCCTGGTACGAGGTCTCCAACTGGGCCCGTACGCCGGCCGCGGCCTGCCGGCACAACCTGCTCTACTGGACCGGCGGCGACTGGTGGGGCCTCGGCCCCGGCGCGCACAGCCACGTCGGCGGGGTCCGCTGGTGGAACGTCAAGCACCCGTCGAGTTACGCGGCCCGGCTGGCGGCGGGGCACTCCCCGGGGCAGGCCCGGGAGGTGCTCTCGGCCGAGGAGCGGCGGACGGAGGAGGTGCTGCTCGGGCTCCGGCTCGCCGCCGGGCTGCCGCTGTCGGTCCTCGACGACGCCGGTCGGGCGGCTGCGGCCGGAGCCTGCCGGACCGGTCTGCTGGACGGGGCGGCGTACGACGCGGGGCGGGCCGTGCTCACCCTGCGCGGCCGGCTGCTGGCCGACGCGGTGGTCCGGGACCTGCTGCCCTGA
- a CDS encoding SDR family NAD(P)-dependent oxidoreductase, translating into MTGRAVLVTGASRGIGRAVATAFAAGGDRVAVHHRDSTPLAEQLVAALPGEGHVVVRADLADPEEVRTMVDDAADRLGGLDVLVNNAGIFGSADAGHPVFESSYEQWQQQWRRTLDVNLLGAANTIWCAARHLPQPGGRIVNVSSRGAFRGEPTQPAYGASKAGLNALGQSLAVALAPYGIAVATVAPGFVETDMTNEHLKAPRGDAIRAQSPFNRIARPEEIAAAVHWLASPEAEWASGTIVDLNGASYLRT; encoded by the coding sequence ATGACTGGACGAGCGGTGCTGGTGACGGGGGCGTCCCGGGGAATCGGGCGGGCGGTGGCGACGGCGTTCGCCGCCGGAGGCGATCGGGTGGCCGTGCACCACCGCGACTCGACGCCGCTGGCCGAACAACTCGTCGCGGCCCTGCCCGGCGAGGGGCACGTGGTGGTCCGGGCCGACCTGGCCGACCCGGAGGAGGTACGCACGATGGTCGACGACGCGGCCGACCGGCTCGGCGGCCTGGACGTACTGGTGAACAACGCCGGGATCTTCGGCAGTGCGGATGCCGGGCACCCGGTCTTCGAGTCCTCCTACGAGCAGTGGCAGCAGCAGTGGCGCCGCACCCTCGACGTCAACCTGCTGGGCGCGGCCAACACCATCTGGTGTGCCGCCCGGCACCTGCCGCAGCCGGGTGGCCGGATCGTCAACGTCTCGTCGCGGGGCGCGTTCCGGGGCGAGCCGACGCAGCCGGCGTACGGCGCCAGCAAGGCCGGGCTGAACGCGCTCGGCCAGTCCCTGGCGGTGGCCCTCGCCCCGTACGGCATCGCGGTCGCCACGGTCGCGCCCGGCTTCGTCGAGACCGACATGACCAACGAGCACCTCAAGGCGCCGCGCGGCGACGCGATCCGGGCGCAGAGCCCGTTCAACCGGATCGCCCGGCCGGAGGAGATCGCCGCCGCCGTGCACTGGCTGGCCTCGCCCGAGGCGGAGTGGGCCTCCGGCACCATCGTGGACCTCAACGGCGCCTCCTACCTGCGTACCTGA
- a CDS encoding serine hydrolase, which yields MAEGDGRFERLVRQAQAESRIPAVSAALHRADRPLRTCTVGTTGNDAPLGPGTAFRIGSVTKTFTAVLVMQCRDDGLLDLDDPIGAHLDVPAHGELTVRRLLSHTSGVQREPYGDIWDTLHTPELDEFLADLARAERVLPAGRRFHYSNLGAALLGQAVARLRGGTWAEVLAERVLGPLGLADTQPQPPAGAATGFLVDAYSDHARPEPNTDLGAVGPAAQLWSTAPDMARWAAFLADPAAVDPAGAVLRSTTLDEMRWPLTVTDESLWTAGFGLGLILLPQRDASGAAERITHVGHDGAMPGFLASVYGRRGGPGTPGAMGCAVLGSSGTGVAVNDLTHQLLAASAQDDPADIVPWAPGEPAPEPYRGLLGRWWGEGFEYVFSWRDGTLRARGAADPAGKPPAVFAPLPDRPDVLRTVSGREVGELLRLTRDDRGEVVRMHWATYRFTRRQETFDRFDFRAS from the coding sequence GTGGCCGAGGGAGACGGACGGTTCGAGCGGCTGGTCCGGCAGGCGCAGGCCGAGTCCCGGATCCCGGCGGTCTCCGCCGCGCTGCACCGGGCCGACCGGCCGCTGCGGACCTGCACGGTCGGCACCACCGGCAACGACGCGCCGCTGGGCCCCGGTACGGCGTTCCGGATCGGCTCGGTGACGAAGACCTTCACCGCCGTACTCGTGATGCAGTGTCGGGACGACGGCCTGCTCGACCTGGACGACCCGATCGGGGCGCACCTCGACGTACCGGCGCACGGCGAACTGACCGTACGTCGGCTGCTGTCGCACACCTCCGGGGTGCAGCGCGAGCCGTACGGCGACATCTGGGACACCCTGCACACGCCGGAACTCGACGAGTTCCTCGCCGACCTGGCCCGGGCCGAACGGGTGCTCCCGGCGGGCCGCCGCTTCCACTACTCCAACCTCGGGGCCGCGCTGCTCGGCCAGGCGGTCGCCCGGCTCCGTGGCGGTACCTGGGCGGAGGTGCTCGCCGAGCGGGTACTCGGTCCGCTCGGGCTGGCCGACACCCAGCCGCAGCCGCCGGCCGGCGCGGCGACCGGGTTCCTGGTCGACGCCTACTCCGACCACGCCCGGCCGGAGCCGAACACCGACCTCGGCGCGGTCGGCCCGGCCGCGCAGCTCTGGAGCACCGCACCCGATATGGCCCGCTGGGCGGCGTTCCTGGCCGACCCGGCGGCGGTGGATCCGGCCGGCGCGGTGCTCCGGTCCACCACCCTCGACGAGATGCGCTGGCCGCTGACGGTGACCGACGAGTCGCTCTGGACCGCCGGGTTCGGGCTGGGACTCATCCTGCTGCCCCAGCGGGATGCGTCGGGCGCCGCCGAGCGGATCACGCACGTCGGGCACGACGGCGCCATGCCGGGCTTCCTGGCCAGCGTCTACGGCCGGCGTGGCGGGCCCGGCACCCCGGGGGCGATGGGGTGCGCGGTGCTCGGGTCCTCCGGTACCGGCGTGGCGGTGAACGACCTGACGCACCAGCTCCTGGCCGCCTCGGCCCAGGACGATCCCGCCGACATCGTGCCGTGGGCTCCGGGCGAGCCGGCTCCGGAGCCGTACCGTGGGCTGCTCGGCCGCTGGTGGGGCGAGGGCTTCGAGTACGTCTTCTCGTGGCGGGACGGCACCCTGCGGGCCCGGGGCGCGGCCGATCCGGCCGGAAAGCCGCCGGCCGTCTTCGCGCCGCTGCCGGACCGGCCGGACGTGCTGCGTACGGTCTCCGGCCGGGAGGTCGGCGAACTGCTCCGGCTGACCCGGGACGACCGGGGCGAGGTGGTCAGGATGCACTGGGCCACCTACCGCTTCACCCGCCGCCAGGAGACCTTCGACCGCTTCGACTTCCGCGCGAGCTGA
- a CDS encoding histidine triad nucleotide-binding protein, with amino-acid sequence MMETNCLFCRIVAGEIPATVVRETDTTLAFRDIDPKAPVHVLVIPKEHYADVVTLTEADPGLAGDVLGTAAVVAETEGLAADGFRLIFNTGPYGGQEVFHAHAHVLGGAPLGPMLAR; translated from the coding sequence ATGATGGAGACCAACTGCCTGTTCTGCCGGATCGTCGCGGGCGAGATCCCGGCCACCGTCGTCCGGGAGACCGACACCACGCTCGCCTTCCGGGACATCGACCCGAAGGCACCGGTGCACGTGCTGGTGATCCCGAAGGAGCACTACGCCGACGTGGTGACCCTGACCGAGGCCGATCCGGGGCTGGCCGGCGACGTGCTCGGCACCGCGGCGGTGGTCGCCGAGACCGAGGGACTGGCCGCCGACGGCTTCCGGCTGATCTTCAACACCGGCCCGTACGGCGGGCAGGAGGTCTTCCACGCCCACGCCCACGTGTTGGGCGGCGCGCCGCTGGGGCCGATGCTGGCCCGCTGA